CGAGCGTCGAGATTGCGAGGCGCTTGCTAGATGAGTACTACGCGCGCTTCGAACGCTCGGTGGCGCCGCCGCCGTTGCTCACCGGCAGAGATGTGATTGCGCTGGGCGTCAAGCCGGGGCCGCGCGTCGGTGAGATCCTGGAAGCCGTGCGCGAAGCGCAGATGATCGGCGAGATTGGCGTGCGTGATGAAGCCCTCGTCTTAGCTCGCCAACTTGCACACAGCGACGTAAGACGCTAGCCCCCAACCGTGACCGATTCTCCCGTTACCACCCCGCGCCCCGCTGCAGCGTGATACACTCTTCGATGTGGCAGAGGCGCTATACCGCAAATGGCGACCGAGGACGTTCGACGAAGTCGTCGGCCAGGAGCATGTCACTACCACCCTCAAGAATCAAGTCGCGACCGGGCGAATCGGCCACGCCTACCTCTTCGTCGGTTCGCGCGGGTGCGGCAAGACTACCAGCGCGCGCATCTTCGCCAAGGAGGTCAACACCGCCGGCCTCGATCCCGACTCGCCGCGCGCCAAGCAAATCGCGGAGGCGATTGCCGAAGGCCGCGCCCTCGACGTGATCGAGATTGACGCTGCCTCGCACACCGGTGTGGACGACATCCGCGAGATTCGCGACCGCGTCGGTTTTCAACCGAGCGAACTGCGCTACAAGGTCTACATCATTGACGAGGTGCACATGCTCTCGACGGCAGCCTTCAACGCGCTGCTCAAGACACTCGAGGAGCCGCCGCCCCACGTGATCTTCATCCTGGCGACCACCGATCCGCAGAAGATCCCGGCGACCGTGCTCTCGCGCTGCCAGCGCTTCAACTTCCGGCGCGTGCCGATTGACAAGATCGTAGCACGCTTGCGTCAGCTCTGTGAGGCCGAGGGCATTGAGGCCGATGACCATGCCTTGCGGCTGATCGCCCGTCACGCCGCCGGCTCGTTGCGCGATGCGGTGAGCTTGCTCGATCAGCTCGCCTCGTCCAGCTCGATGCGCATTTCGGCAGCCGACGTGCGCGAGGCGCTGGGCGCGACCGATGCGGCTACTGTGCGCGCGCTGGTGGACGGGCTGATTGCACGCGACCCGGGCGCGGGCTTCGACGCCATTCAGAGCGCACTGGACCAAGGCGCCGACGCGCGACAGATCGCTCGGCAGATGGTAGAGCACCTGCGTGCATTGATGCACGTGAAAGTCAGCCGCTCGCCTCAGGCGGCCCAGGCAAGTGGCGCAGACGGCTTGAGCGAAGCCGAACGCATCGAGCTGGCGGCACAAGCCGAGCGGCTGAGCATGACGCAATTGACGCGCGCCGTGCGCGCCTTCAGCGAGGCGATCAACGAGATGCGCAGCACGACCGATGTGCAACTGCCGTTGGAGATGGCGTATTTGGAGTGCGTCGTCGAGCTGGGTGATGCACCGGTGACTGCCCTGCCGGAACCACGCGCGACGCCGGTGGACAGCGCCGCGTCCAAAGCGACGCCCAAGCCCGAACCCGCAGTTGCGCCTGCGCCGGCAAAAGCACCGCCTGTGCCGGCTGCGACGCCTCCGCTTGCACAGCCGGCCGGCGAACTCACTTACGAAACGCTCAAAGCGCAGTGGCAGCAGTTCATCCGCGAAGTCAACGCCGTGAACAAGCCGGCGGCGGCGCTGCTGCGATCGTGCGACCTGCACGCCGTCTCGGGCGGCGTCGTTCATCTGCACGCCCATCACGACATCCCGTTGATCCGGCTGCAGGAGCCGAAGAACAAGGCGAGTGTAGTGGCTACGCTCAACCGCATGTTCAACGGGCAGTACGATATTCGCGTATCCTTGCAGCAGCGCCAGGCCGAATTCGACCCGGAGGAAGACCCGGTCTTGAAGGCCGCCAAGCGGATGGGCGGGACGGTGAGGCAGTGAGCGAGTGCCTTTTACGCTTCACGTTTTAAGTGTTCCGTAAAGCGTAAAACGCAAGACGCAAGACGTGATACGTGACACTGAGTACCTGACACGAACTTTCGACGAGGAGACCTATGGCTAAAGGACGACGAAGCGACTATGTGCCGCGCGGGACACAGCCCGCCGGCGGGGGCATGCAGCCCGGCATGTTGGAGAAGATCAAGAAGATGCAGGAGGAGATGGCCGCGACGCAGGCGGCCCTGGAGACTGAGCTGATCAACGTCACAGCCGCCGGCGGCGCGGTCACCATCGTGATCACCGGCCACCAGCGCGTACAGAGCATCAAGCTCGATCCGGCGCTGATTGATCCCAACGACGTGGCGATGCTCGAAGATACGCTCGTGGCGGCCATCAACGAAGCGATCGTCGCGTCGCAGGAGCATTCCGCGCGGCGGCTGGAGGCCGTGACCGGCGGTATCGAGATCCCCGGCCTGTTCTGAACACGCAGCGCGATCCGGCGGCCTAGGCCGTGCTATGACATCCAATCCCACGCTTCCCCCCTCGGTCACGCGGCTCATTGATGCGCTGTCGCAGCTCCCCGGCATCGGCCCCAAGTCGGCCTCGCGGCTGGCGTTCTTCCTGCTGCGTTCACCCGCGGAGACATCGCTTGCGCTGGCCGATGCGCTGCGCGATCTGAAGGCGCGCACGCGACTGTGTTCGGTGTGCTTCAACATCACCGAGAGCGACCCCTGCGCCATCTGTGCCGATCCGGCGCGCGACCACGGCCTGGTCTGCGTGGTGGAAGAACCGCTCGACGTCGCCGCCATCGAGCGCTCGCGGGTCTATCGCGGCGTCTATCATGTCCTGCACGGTGTCATCTCGCCGATCAACGGCGTCGGCCCCGATGATCTGCGCATCGAGGAGCTGATCGGTCGCCTGCGACGATCGGCAGAGGCCGGCCGGCCGGTGCGCGAGGTCATCCTCGGCACGAACCCCACCGTAGAGGGCGAGATGACCGCATCGTTCATCCAGCGCAAGCTGGCCAACCTAGAAGTCAGCGTGACACGCCTGGCGCGCGGCCTGCCGGTCGGCGGCGACCTGGAGTATGCCGATGAGGTCACGCTCAGCCGCGCGCTCGAAGGCCGGCAGCGCATGTGAACGTCCCTCATTCGCAGGCTCGATGTGTGAACCTTAAACACGTTCCGGCCGTTCCCGCCGGATGTCTTTCCCTGTCATGAAGATCACCAAAGTAGAAACGCTTTATCTGCGCCTGCCGGAGATCACCGAGCGCGCCGACGGCACACAAGATACGCTGATCGTGCGCGTGCACACCGACGCAGGCATCATCGGCATCGGCGAGGTGGACTCCTCGCCCCTCGTGGCGAAGGCGATCATCGAAGCGCCGATGTCACACGCCATCGCGCGCGGCCTGGCCGAATGCGTGATCGGCCAGAACCCGCTCGACATCGAGGTGCTGTGGCAGCGCATGTATCAAGGCAGCATTTTCTTCGGGCGCGGCGGCGCGGCCCAGCAGGCCATGTCCGGCATAGACATGGCGCTGTGGGATATCGCCGGTCAGTTCTATCAGCAGCCGGTCTATCGCTTGCTCGGCGGCGGCTTCAGGACGAAGTTCCGCGCCTATGCATCCATCCTGTTCGGCGACACGCCGGAGGAGACATACGAGATCGGCCGGCGCTGGACGGACGCCGGCTTCACCGCCGTGAAGTTCGGCTGGGGGCCGCTGGGCCAGTCGGAGGCGGGCGACCTGGCCCACGTGCGCGCGGCGCGCCAAGGCGTGGGCGACGACAACGAATTCATGATTGACGCCGGCCTGGCCTACGACACAACGACGGCGATCCGGCGCGCGCACCAGTTCGCTGAGTTCCAACCCTACTGGTTCGAAGAGCCGCTGCAGCCGGACAACTACGATGGCTATGCGCGCCTGGTGGCGAATTCGCCGCTGCGCATCGCCGCCGGTGAGCAGGAGATCACGCTGCGCGACTTCGAGCGCTTGCTCGGGTGCGGCATTGCCGTGGCGCAGCCGGATATAGCGCGCGTGGGCGGCTTGACCAACGCGCGGCGCATCGGCCAGCTGACGCATCACCTCAACCGCATGTGCGTCAATCACTCTTACAAAACCGGCGTGAGCATCGCGGCTTCGTTGCACTTCCTGGCAGCGCTGCCGAACACCTACTGGCTGGAGTATTGCGTCGAGCAGGGCGCGTTGCGACAAAAGCTCACCCGCCAGACCTTCCCGGTAGTGGATGGCTATGTGAGCGTGCCGGAAACGCCGGGGCTAGGCGTGGAGCTCGACGAGGAAATCGTCGAGAAGTATCTGGTGCGTTAGGGGCAAAGGTTCACAGGGGCAGAAACATCGTGCGGTAGGGCGCGGACGCTGTTCCGCGCCTTACCGTATATCGGCAGGAGCGCTACACCGCCGCAATATAGGGCAGGTTTCGGTAGCGCTCGTCGGCGTCAATGCCATAGCCGCACACGTATACGTCGGGGATCTCGAAGCCTAGGTAATCAATCGGCACGTGCACCTCGCGGCGCGCCGGCTTGTTCAGCAGGGCGCACACTTTGAGCGACGCCGGCTCGCGCGTGCGCAGCAACTGCAACAGGTGGTCGAAGGTGTAGCCGCTGTCCACGATGTCCTCCACCAGCAACACGTTGCGGCCGGCGATGTCCTCGCGCAGGTCGAGCATGATGCGCGGCGAACGGTTGGACGTGCGCGCGCCGATGCCATACGACGTGACCGCCATGAAGTCGAGGCTGCACGGGATGGTGATGTGACGCATCAAGTCGGCCAGGAAAACCACGCCGCCGCGGAGGATGCACACCAGCAGCAAGTCTTTGCCGGCATAGTCGCGTGAGATCTGCGCGCCCAACTCGGCCACGCGGGCAGCGATCTGCGCTTCGGTAAACAGGATGTGCTTGATGCCTGCCGTCAATTCATCGGACATGGCCTACGGTTTATCCGGCACCTCGTGGTATCTGCGGGCCCGCGCCTCATAGCTCTCTGTCGCGCCGACGAGGATGACCGGGTCGTGATACGAAGCCGGCTTGCCGTTGATGATCCGCTGGGTGCGCGTGGCTGGTTCGCCGCTGACCACGCAGATGGCGGTGAGCTTGTCCACGCGCTCGGCGATGGCCAGTAGGGTGGGCATGGGGCCGAACGGTTCCCCGCGGAAGTCCAGGTCCAGTCCGGCGCAGATCACGCGCTTGCCACTGTCGGCCAGCGCATTCAC
The window above is part of the Candidatus Roseilinea sp. genome. Proteins encoded here:
- a CDS encoding nucleoid-associated protein, YbaB/EbfC family; this encodes MAKGRRSDYVPRGTQPAGGGMQPGMLEKIKKMQEEMAATQAALETELINVTAAGGAVTIVITGHQRVQSIKLDPALIDPNDVAMLEDTLVAAINEAIVASQEHSARRLEAVTGGIEIPGLF
- the recR gene encoding recombination protein RecR, coding for MTSNPTLPPSVTRLIDALSQLPGIGPKSASRLAFFLLRSPAETSLALADALRDLKARTRLCSVCFNITESDPCAICADPARDHGLVCVVEEPLDVAAIERSRVYRGVYHVLHGVISPINGVGPDDLRIEELIGRLRRSAEAGRPVREVILGTNPTVEGEMTASFIQRKLANLEVSVTRLARGLPVGGDLEYADEVTLSRALEGRQRM
- a CDS encoding mandelate racemase is translated as MSFPVMKITKVETLYLRLPEITERADGTQDTLIVRVHTDAGIIGIGEVDSSPLVAKAIIEAPMSHAIARGLAECVIGQNPLDIEVLWQRMYQGSIFFGRGGAAQQAMSGIDMALWDIAGQFYQQPVYRLLGGGFRTKFRAYASILFGDTPEETYEIGRRWTDAGFTAVKFGWGPLGQSEAGDLAHVRAARQGVGDDNEFMIDAGLAYDTTTAIRRAHQFAEFQPYWFEEPLQPDNYDGYARLVANSPLRIAAGEQEITLRDFERLLGCGIAVAQPDIARVGGLTNARRIGQLTHHLNRMCVNHSYKTGVSIAASLHFLAALPNTYWLEYCVEQGALRQKLTRQTFPVVDGYVSVPETPGLGVELDEEIVEKYLVR
- the hpt gene encoding hypoxanthine phosphoribosyltransferase, with amino-acid sequence MSDELTAGIKHILFTEAQIAARVAELGAQISRDYAGKDLLLVCILRGGVVFLADLMRHITIPCSLDFMAVTSYGIGARTSNRSPRIMLDLREDIAGRNVLLVEDIVDSGYTFDHLLQLLRTREPASLKVCALLNKPARREVHVPIDYLGFEIPDVYVCGYGIDADERYRNLPYIAAV